ACTACAATCTAATTGTAAATCAGGATTTTGCGTTACTACTGAAAGTTTGGTATTGCGTTGGTAATAGTCGCGCGTTTTTTCCGTAAAACGGCGGCTCAAATTGGCTGGCCCCATGCCCGTAAGGTCGGCGTAAAGCGGGACGGCTATCGTCTTGATGTCGGGGTTGATGCTCGCAGGAGAAAACGAATACACGCCGCAGCCCGAAAAACTCACACTAATTGCACTCAAAAAAATGATTATCAGCAGGTTATTTCTAAAAATTTTTAACTTATGAGTCATAAAATCTATTAAATAAATAGTAAAAGGCTTATTCTTCGATGCCGTATTCTTTGAGTTTGCGATAAAGCGTGCGTTCCGAAATTCCCAAATCTAAGGCCGCGTACTTACGTTTGTTACCGTTTTTCTTCAAAGCCTTCAATATCAATTCTTTTTCTTTTTGCTCCAAAGAAAGTGATTCGTCGTCGGCTTCATGCGTTACGTCTTCCACTTTGTCGTAAGTAATGTTTTCTTCTTCGCGCACAGAGGCAGGCTGCAACAAAAGCGGTTGGGCTTCGTCCGTACTCAACGGGCGATTCATTCCCGTAACGCCCAGATTGTCAAACAGATTCGGGTGGCTTTTTATCATTTCCGAACCATAATTTTCGTTCTGCAATACCTCAAAAACCAACTGCTTGAGTTCGGCCATGTCCTTTTTCATGTCGAACAGCACTTTGTATAGCAAATCTCGTTCCAAAAATGGGTCAGTGCCGCCCGTTGAGGCATTATTATTTCCCAAAAAAGCAGGCAATGTTTGTTGCGGCGAATTATTGGGCAAATAGCGGCGCAAAGTGTCGGCGTTTACATCGCGCTCCGTTTCCAACACCGAAATTTGCTCGGCAATGTTTTTGAGTTGGCGAATATTGCCGGGGAAACGATACGCCAGCAAAATGGCTTTGGCCTCCTCCGAAAGCCTGATAGCACGTACATGGTATTTTTCCGCGAAATCGTTCGCGAATTTCCGAAACAAAAGTTCAATGTCTGTGCCGCGTTCGCGCAAAGGCGGCACATAAATCGGTACAGTGTTGAGGCGATAATACAAATCCTCGCGGAATTTGCCACGGCTCACCGCTTCAATCAAATTCACGTTGGTAGCGGCCACCACACGCACATCAGTTTTTTGTACTTTCGATGAACCAACCTTTATAAATTCGCCATTTTCGAGCACACGCAGCAGTCTGGCCTGTGTGCCAAGTGGCATTTCTCCAATTTCATCCAAAAAAATCGTACCGCCATTGGTTACTTCAAAATAACCTTTTCGGGCATCGGTTGCACCCGTAAACGAGCCTTTTTCGTGTCCGAAAAGCTCGGAATCAATCGTACCTTCAGGAATCGCGCCACAGTTGATGGCGATAAATTGGCCGTGCTTGCGATTGCTGAGATTATGAATAATTTTAGAAAACGATTCTTTGCCGCTTCCGCTTTCGCCCGTAATCAAGACGGTCATGTCCGTGGGGGCTACTTGCGCGGCAACTTGTATGGCGTGGTTGAGCAAAGGCGAATTGCCAATAATTTCAAATCGCTGCTTTATATTTTGTACGTCGGTGAAATTCACGGAGTGTAGATTTTATTAAAACCCAAGTAAACTAAAATCCCCTCTTATTATCCTGAAAAATAAACTTTTAGCTTATTTTTTCGGCAATAAAAGACAAATATTAATGTTCCAAAAATACGATTTATTTTGATAAATTAGCTTGTTTTTGCTTTCGATACGCTTTCCAAGCCCGCATCATGGCCGTGTAGAGCAAATCGCCTTGCAACTGGTAGCCTTTGGCCGAAAGATGCAAACGGTCTTTTTGTGCCAAACCGTGCGCGTACCAGCGTTGCACCGACCGAAAGCCGCCCATTACCGCGTAAAAATCCCAAACTACCGCGCCCGTTTCTTCGGCTACGTGTACGGTTTGTTTTACGGCTTTTATCATGTTTCTGTTCGGGCGATAGCGGCGGTAATAACTATCTCCTGGGGTCGTGAGCAACACAACTGCTTCAGGTACAGCCATTTTAATACGTTGAATAA
This genomic stretch from Flexibacter flexilis DSM 6793 harbors:
- a CDS encoding sigma-54 interaction domain-containing protein, with product MNFTDVQNIKQRFEIIGNSPLLNHAIQVAAQVAPTDMTVLITGESGSGKESFSKIIHNLSNRKHGQFIAINCGAIPEGTIDSELFGHEKGSFTGATDARKGYFEVTNGGTIFLDEIGEMPLGTQARLLRVLENGEFIKVGSSKVQKTDVRVVAATNVNLIEAVSRGKFREDLYYRLNTVPIYVPPLRERGTDIELLFRKFANDFAEKYHVRAIRLSEEAKAILLAYRFPGNIRQLKNIAEQISVLETERDVNADTLRRYLPNNSPQQTLPAFLGNNNASTGGTDPFLERDLLYKVLFDMKKDMAELKQLVFEVLQNENYGSEMIKSHPNLFDNLGVTGMNRPLSTDEAQPLLLQPASVREEENITYDKVEDVTHEADDESLSLEQKEKELILKALKKNGNKRKYAALDLGISERTLYRKLKEYGIEE